In Edaphobacter aggregans, the sequence GATAATTGGCGTTTCTGTTCAAAGTGCTTCAGTCTATGGTTTAACGGGCAGCCGACGAACGGTGTCTGCGCGGCGGGTGGTGTGCACACCGATGTAGCAAGCAGCGCCGGTGCCTCTACACCACTCGAGGCACCTCAAGGAGGCCCGACCAGCGGCAACTATATTTTGCCCCTCGTTTTTTGAAAAATGCAATCGCACAGACCGCCCGGCGATATCGCCGGGCGGTCCTTTTGGCAGGATATGCGAGATCGGTCCCGGGAAAATCTTGTTGGCTGGCTGTGGTTTGTGGAATTGTTTGTCGTAGATTTGTCGCAGCCGAGCCTTTGCTGCGATCCGTAAGCGTAAGAACAGCGACTATCCCTCACAAACCTAAGTTGTCATTCACAGCCACGGCGATTTTCTGTTCAGAACCGAGGTAACGCTCAGTAGTTTGAATTGAGCTGTGCCCAAGAAGAAATTTGATCTGTTCGAGGTCTCCTCCGTTCTTGCGGCAAAGCTTCGCACAGGTACGGCGGAGATCATGAGCGCCGAAGTGCTCGATCCCAATTTGTACTCTTTCGCTCGCTCGCGAGCTCAGGGTATAGCCCGCACCCCACCTGAATCTCAGCTCAGCGATATCAAGTTCGCCCAACTCGATGTCGCGGAAGTAGACTCTGAAGAAGTCTTCACCAACATCGATCCAGGCTACTCAGAAAACCGCAGCGAAGAAGCTGACGACTAAGAAGGAAGTTGCAGCCTAACCCGCAGCGGGAGTCAGCTATCCGGCTCCCGCTCTTTTCTTTAAGGAGGGAGATCATGTTTCAGTTCAACTACAACTCAAGATCGTCGAGTGGGTGAAGGCGAAGTGTGAACGCGTCCACGTTACAACCCGGAGCAGCCGAATCCACCAAACCACCTGCGTCACCCAAGCGATGGAAGCTGGTGTGACCGATCACGTCTGGTCAATTGCGGAGATTGTCGGGCTGCTCTCCCGATAGTCTTACCTTGCACTCCGCTAGGAGGCTTCGCGACTGCCGCCGCTGTGCATGTATTTTGGGTGGCTCTCTCGGTATCGTCGCCGCTCTTCTACATTCGCTCGCCATTTCCAGCCAAGCCAGAAGAAGAATGAGGCAAACAGGATAAGGAACCCCACGAGGATTGCGAGGGCGACCATGGCCTATATTACTTCTCCATTAGCGCAGATTCAAACTGACCCATTACCGGTTCCCTGAGTGACTGGCCGGGGCAGAATCGTGTGCGATCATGGTTGGCATTCCGTCGCACTGCGAGGAGCGAGTATGCCGACGTTTCTTCAGGATTTCCTTTACTCTCTGCGGCAACTCATCAAACATCCAAGGTTCGCTGTGACGGCGATTCTCTCCCTGGCCCTGGGCATCGGTGCAACCGTCTCCGTCTTCAGCGTCATTTACGGCGTGCTGATGCATCCCTTTCCGTATGCGAATGTCGGCCGGCTCGCCAACTTGAGCGTCAGCGAGCCGCGCGGCGACATCTCCGATGTCTGGTTTTCGGGGTCGCAGTTGCGAGAACTGCGCAACTTGAACACCTTCGCGAGCATCGCAACCTGGAGCGCGCGCGATTTGATCGTCACCGGACGCGACATACCCGAAGGTGTCATTGCTTTCTTCGGAATCGGCGAGACTTTCCCGACGCTGGGCGTTCCCCCTCTGCTCGGCCGCAATCTCGGCCCCTCCGATTCCCCGGACGGTCGGGAGCCGCAACCGGTCGTGATGCTCCACTACCGGTTCTGGCAACGCCATTTCAACGGCGACCCCACCGTCGTCGGCAAGATCCTCGAGCTGGATCACAAGCAGTACACCATCATTGGCGTCACCCGTCCCAACTTCACGTGGGGCTGGGGCGCGGACGTGTATCTGCCACAGGAAATTGGTAACGCCCAAGGTGGCGGGGTTGTCGTGAAACTGCGTCCAGGAATTAGCCTCGCCGCCGCAGATGCTGAAATGGAACCGCTCCTCGATCAGTTCGCGAAAGAACAGCCGCACGACTATCCGCCGAAATTCAAGGTCGACATCCGACCGCTTCCATACGAGACCACGCGCAATATGGGCTCCACACTGTACCTTCTTTTTGCTGCAGTCGGCATGTTGTTGGCGATCGGCTGCAGCAATGTCTCGATCCTGCTACTTGCCCGCGGTGCGGCGCGGCAGCATGAGTTTGCTGTGCGATCCGCGGTGGGCGCCAGCAGCCTGCGGATTGTGCGGCAGTTGCTGACTGAGTCGCTTCTACTGACTCTCACCGGAACGGTTCTCGGCATTGTGCTGGCCCACCAACTGCTAGCTCTGATCGTTGCGTGGCTGCCGTCCCACGGATGCGGCCGGATGCGGCCATTCGCATTAATGCAC encodes:
- a CDS encoding site-specific integrase, with translation MGELDIAELRFRWGAGYTLSSRASERVQIGIEHFGAHDLRRTCAKLCRKNGGDLEQIKFLLGHSSIQTTERYLGSEQKIAVAVNDNLGL
- a CDS encoding ABC transporter permease; translation: MPTFLQDFLYSLRQLIKHPRFAVTAILSLALGIGATVSVFSVIYGVLMHPFPYANVGRLANLSVSEPRGDISDVWFSGSQLRELRNLNTFASIATWSARDLIVTGRDIPEGVIAFFGIGETFPTLGVPPLLGRNLGPSDSPDGREPQPVVMLHYRFWQRHFNGDPTVVGKILELDHKQYTIIGVTRPNFTWGWGADVYLPQEIGNAQGGGVVVKLRPGISLAAADAEMEPLLDQFAKEQPHDYPPKFKVDIRPLPYETTRNMGSTLYLLFAAVGMLLAIGCSNVSILLLARGAARQHEFAVRSAVGASSLRIVRQLLTESLLLTLTGTVLGIVLAHQLLALIVAWLPSHGCGRMRPFALMHRCSFSAQLSPW